The genomic segment TCTATCAGTTCTATCTTTTGATATATTCCATACGATTGAGATATCATCTCTTCTAACCCCAATACCGAAACAGAATCTGGATTAACTGAATTTTTCGAATTAGATTTAAACAACAAAGATTCGTCATTCCTCCCCTTAATCCCTAGGCCAGGGTAGATAGGGAAAACAGAATTACTAAGTAGGTTATCTGATATTATGTCTGAAATACATATTTCGCTATTATACTTTATTGAATTCACTTCTAATAAAGACTTTATAATATCCTCAAGAACATATAATTTGGGATGATTGATTGTTCTCATAAAATGACCATTTGCCACCCATTTATTAAGTAACAATTCGCCGTCCATGTCATGATCATTAAGTTCATTTTTGAGCAATTGTATAGCTAACTCGAATGAATCGTTAAAACCCAATTGAAAAAAGAATTTCGGAGCAAACAAGTCTTTACATTCCTTCTCCGATAAACCGAGTAAAAATGAACACGAAATAATCATCGAATGGTAATCACCAAAAGAGGAAGACAATACTCCGTCTCCATTTTTTATATAGATAGAATCAGGATGACTTCCTCTAAAAACGATTTTTGGTAAAAAAATAATTCCTTTTCTATCTTTCACATTGTCAAAGGCCAAATACTCCCAGGATGAATCGAATTTATTGATAAAAACATAGTCGTAATCAGTAAATGAAACAAAACCATCCGGGTTATCAGACAATATTTTTTTCGACACATGATATTGCTTACATTCTGCTCCCGTAATTGCAGATATGATTTTTGAGACGCCAACAACCTGGCAGTTTCCTATAATTAGGATTTTCTTAGACCCCATAATTGTCATTCTTTGTATCATTTATCTCAAAAAATGTTTGCTTTTCTTAGAGTGAAATTACTCTAAATTGAACTAAACATTGTTTTAAGAGAGTAAAATCGAAGAACGACAGCTAAGTTGTTAGCTACATCGATCTACTTACTAAGTAACAAGAAGAATCCTACATGGAAAACAAATATTTAACAAAAAAACCAAACCAGTTACACTGGATAACACGCTATAATAAAGCATTTTGCAATCAAAAAATTCATCATATACAATTTTACCAACTCAACTAAAAAGGAACTTAGCAGCCCAAAACGAAGATTAAAACACTCACTTTGATTACCTTTACTTCATTGTTCACAAAATGAACGAACAAAACAATTAATTAATTAATAGGAAACCCTTTAAACGAAGAATTAAAATAATATTTATCTAAGTCGTGATTATTCAGACATAAAGATTAATTTATTTAACTAAGTTGATGGAAACCGAAGTAGAAGAAAGAGTAAACTCATCCGTAGTATTAGTTCCACACTATAATAACGTAGAGGGACTAATTACAACGCTAGAATCAATTTCACACAAAAGTGGTATTGATGTGTTGGTTGTAGACGACGGGAGCAATAAAAGTCAAGTTCCAGTATTAAGTGTTTTAAATCAGCACACCAATGAAGGGGTTTCACTTATATTAATTCACATTTCAGAAAATAGCGGAATCACTAACGCGCTCAACTTAGGCTTAGATTATATTCTACAAAAAAACAAAAACAAGTTTGTCGCTAGGTTAGATTGCGGTGATGTTTGTGTTGCTAATAGGTTTAAACTACAGGAGAATTTTTTAAACACCAATAACAAGATCGATATTGTCGGCTCATGGGTAAAATGGGTAGATACTATTTCTGGTGAAAAAGTATTTAGCAATAAGCCTCCGATAAGTCATGAGAAAATAAAGCGAAAGATGTCTATTCGCTGTAACATGATACATCCTTCGGTAATGTATCGATTATCAGTTGTGGAATCTCTAGGGAAATATCCTAATAATTATGAGGCGGCCGAAGATTATGCATACTTTTTTAACATAGCTAAACACTTTAGAACGGCAAATATCCCGAAGTTCTTAACGAAGGCGGAATTCAATAAAAATGGCATTTCTCACATCAAAAGAAAAATCCAAAACAAAAGCAAGCTTAGAATTGTATTAAAGTATGGGGATTTCAACTTCCATCTTGTATACGGAGTTTTATATAATTTGCTTCTAATTGCTTTACCGTATAGCCTGCTTTTTCGGATTAAAAAAGAAATTTACAGATAGGCAGTTATGGTAATCGTGCATGTTGTAGAACCCTTTGCCACAGGCATTAATACCTTTATCCAGGAACTTGTTTTTGGAATACCAAATCATGAGCATTACATCGTACATGGCGAAAGAGACGATACAAGAGCTATTGAGGAAATCAAGAAAGAATACCTTGGGAAAGCGCAATTTATTAAATGGAAAAATGCCCAGCGTGAAATAAGTATTATTAAGGATTTCAAAGCTTACGTTGAATTAAACAGCATTCTAAAGAAAATCGATTTTGATGTTCTTCACCTACACTCATCAAAAGCCGGAATAATTGGTCGATTTATTGGCTTCACAAAAGGGTATAATCAAATTGTATACACGCCAAATGCAGCATCTTTTTTAAGAACAGATATTACAGAAACACAAAGAAACCTATTTAGGAGAGTTGAAAAAACGGCTAGTCGTTTTAACACCAACATTATTAGTTCTTCAAGATCTGAATATAGAGCATACAAAGAACTCGGAATTAACACCCGGATAATTCAAAATGGCACAACTATTCCGCAAGAAATTCGCGTTAATAACAACGGCCATAAAAAATTTAACATTGTTATTTGCGGAAAAATAACGATACAGAAAGACCCTGTATTTTTTAACCGCATCGCTAAGTTTTTCGGAAATGATCCTTCCATTTCATTTACTTGGATTGGTGATGGCGAGCTTAAGCATACTCTAACTAGTAAGAATATTAACATTACCGGATGGTGTTCCAAATCGGATGTCTTCGAGCACCTTAGAAAAGCCGATTTATATTTGTCTACT from the Flavobacteriales bacterium genome contains:
- a CDS encoding glycosyltransferase, which produces MVIVHVVEPFATGINTFIQELVFGIPNHEHYIVHGERDDTRAIEEIKKEYLGKAQFIKWKNAQREISIIKDFKAYVELNSILKKIDFDVLHLHSSKAGIIGRFIGFTKGYNQIVYTPNAASFLRTDITETQRNLFRRVEKTASRFNTNIISSSRSEYRAYKELGINTRIIQNGTTIPQEIRVNNNGHKKFNIVICGKITIQKDPVFFNRIAKFFGNDPSISFTWIGDGELKHTLTSKNINITGWCSKSDVFEHLRKADLYLSTSSWEGLPIASIEALAFGLPLLMNKCFGNSDMITPGVNGFLFDSREIAIEYIEYLKNDIAQYKLLSEKSVKMYERHFNKYRCAIDYEQLYSGNGQKPHTAILKEQNIIDG
- a CDS encoding glycosyltransferase yields the protein METEVEERVNSSVVLVPHYNNVEGLITTLESISHKSGIDVLVVDDGSNKSQVPVLSVLNQHTNEGVSLILIHISENSGITNALNLGLDYILQKNKNKFVARLDCGDVCVANRFKLQENFLNTNNKIDIVGSWVKWVDTISGEKVFSNKPPISHEKIKRKMSIRCNMIHPSVMYRLSVVESLGKYPNNYEAAEDYAYFFNIAKHFRTANIPKFLTKAEFNKNGISHIKRKIQNKSKLRIVLKYGDFNFHLVYGVLYNLLLIALPYSLLFRIKKEIYR